One part of the Neisseria zalophi genome encodes these proteins:
- the aceK gene encoding bifunctional isocitrate dehydrogenase kinase/phosphatase, translating to MSRQLTQQLGRAVAETMLAGFNKHYRLYREVTARAKEMFEQRNWRGIQDLVAERIQMYDQRVMEAVEILRNEQAAAALSDEVWATAKTEYIALLVNHKQPELAETFFNSVSTKLLAKEYYNNQFIFVKPSTSTEYIDSDPPTFCSFYPEKQGLRGCLRNILHHFDWQVPFAHINKDICNILRAARNYFQAEWPPQEMNLHVQVLHAPFYRNKGAYIFGQIVNGGARHPFALAILHDESGRLKIDAALFDAQQIAVLFSFARAYFLVDMPVPSAYIHFLRAMLPMRAPGDLYTMVGLHKQGKNIWWREFAQHLEYSHDKFILAPGIKGLVMSVFTLPSFPYVFKVIKDTFGPNKDFDQAYVRQKYLLVKKHDRVGRMADTLEFTNVALPKDRCDEEFLNEMRTLAPSQFEETEDRVVIKHVYVEYRLKPLNLFMQKAKPADKAAAVIDYGYALKELASANIFPGDMLYKNFGMTRFGRVIFYDYDEIEYMTDCNFRKIPPAPNPEYEMSGEVWYPVNKGDVFPEEFGPFLLGEPDVRKVFLEHHKDLLSPEFWQGKKERLEAGLYDDFYPYPQSVRFNPDKVAAGVADDADA from the coding sequence ATGTCGCGACAGCTAACCCAACAATTGGGGCGTGCGGTTGCTGAAACCATGCTCGCCGGATTCAATAAACATTACCGTCTTTATCGTGAAGTTACCGCCCGTGCCAAAGAAATGTTTGAACAACGTAATTGGCGCGGCATTCAGGACTTGGTTGCCGAACGGATTCAGATGTACGACCAACGGGTAATGGAAGCCGTAGAGATATTACGCAACGAGCAGGCCGCCGCGGCACTCAGTGACGAAGTTTGGGCAACAGCGAAAACAGAATACATTGCCTTATTGGTAAACCATAAACAGCCTGAATTGGCCGAAACATTTTTCAACTCAGTTTCCACCAAACTATTGGCCAAAGAGTATTACAACAATCAGTTTATCTTCGTCAAACCCTCGACCAGTACCGAATATATCGATTCCGACCCACCCACTTTCTGCTCTTTCTACCCAGAGAAACAAGGCTTGCGCGGCTGTTTACGCAATATCTTGCATCATTTCGACTGGCAGGTTCCATTTGCCCATATCAATAAAGATATTTGCAATATTCTACGAGCCGCGCGGAATTATTTCCAAGCCGAATGGCCGCCTCAAGAAATGAATCTGCATGTACAAGTATTGCATGCCCCGTTTTACCGCAATAAAGGCGCTTATATTTTCGGGCAAATCGTAAACGGCGGGGCACGCCATCCTTTTGCTTTGGCTATCTTGCATGATGAATCAGGCCGTCTGAAAATAGATGCCGCCCTTTTCGATGCCCAACAAATCGCCGTATTGTTTTCTTTTGCACGCGCCTATTTCTTAGTGGATATGCCAGTACCCAGCGCTTATATTCACTTCCTGCGTGCAATGCTGCCTATGCGCGCACCGGGTGATTTATACACCATGGTCGGCCTGCACAAACAAGGTAAAAATATCTGGTGGCGCGAATTTGCCCAACACCTCGAATATTCCCACGATAAATTTATTCTCGCGCCGGGCATTAAAGGCTTGGTAATGAGCGTTTTCACTCTACCGTCTTTTCCTTATGTATTCAAAGTCATCAAAGACACTTTCGGCCCCAATAAAGATTTTGATCAGGCTTATGTACGGCAAAAATATTTGTTGGTAAAAAAACACGACCGCGTCGGCCGCATGGCGGATACGCTTGAGTTCACCAACGTCGCCCTGCCCAAAGATCGTTGTGATGAAGAGTTTTTAAATGAAATGCGCACGTTGGCACCCAGTCAGTTTGAAGAAACCGAAGATAGGGTGGTGATTAAGCATGTTTATGTCGAATACCGCCTCAAACCACTCAACCTCTTTATGCAGAAAGCCAAACCGGCCGACAAAGCCGCAGCGGTTATCGACTATGGTTATGCATTAAAAGAGCTGGCCTCCGCCAATATTTTCCCGGGCGATATGCTGTATAAAAACTTCGGTATGACTCGGTTCGGTCGGGTGATTTTCTACGATTATGATGAAATCGAATATATGACCGACTGTAATTTCCGCAAAATTCCTCCTGCCCCGAATCCCGAATATGAAATGTCAGGTGAAGTATGGTATCCCGTGAATAAAGGCGATGTATTCCCCGAAGAGTTCGGCCCGTTTTTATTGGGCGAACCGGATGTTCGGAAAGTATTCTTAGAACATCATAAAGATTTATTATCGCCTGAATTTTGGCAGGGCAAAAAAGAACGGCTGGAAGCCGGGTTATATGATGATTTTTACCCCTATCCGCAATCGGTTCGTTTCAATCCGGATAAAGTGGCAGCAGGTGTAGCAGATGATGCAGATGCTTAA
- the coaD gene encoding pantetheine-phosphate adenylyltransferase, translated as MTTRPIRRAVYAGSFDPPTNGHLWMISKAQAMFDELVIAIGVNPEKQHTYTVDERREMLEAITKDFSNVRVTVFGNRFLVDYADSIGARFVIRGIRSNSDYEYERSMRYINSDLHPDITTVILMPPREFAEVSSTMVKGMVGPEGWREMIRRYLPDPVYNKILKDHEDKD; from the coding sequence ATGACAACCCGCCCAATCCGCCGTGCAGTTTATGCCGGTAGTTTTGATCCCCCTACCAACGGTCACTTATGGATGATCAGCAAAGCACAAGCTATGTTTGACGAATTGGTGATTGCTATCGGTGTCAATCCTGAAAAACAACACACCTATACGGTAGACGAACGCCGCGAAATGCTCGAAGCCATTACTAAAGACTTTTCCAATGTACGCGTAACCGTATTCGGCAACCGTTTTTTAGTAGACTATGCCGACAGTATCGGTGCCCGTTTTGTCATTCGTGGTATCCGTTCTAATTCGGATTATGAATACGAGCGTTCTATGCGTTATATCAATAGTGATTTACATCCGGATATTACCACCGTTATCCTTATGCCCCCGCGTGAGTTTGCCGAAGTATCATCGACTATGGTTAAAGGAATGGTCGGCCCGGAAGGCTGGCGCGAAATGATACGCCGCTACTTGCCTGACCCTGTCTACAATAAAATTTTAAAAGACCATGAAGATAAAGATTGA
- a CDS encoding Bax inhibitor-1/YccA family protein: MKNDVYDYTQASGAGAVQKNTVLRKTYGLLGLSFIPCAAGAFISSQIGFNLYSMFNSRWAAFGVVLAFFYGMCFLIEKNRYSNVGVTLLMVFTFGMGVLISPLLQYSLSFSNGAQIVGIAAVMTAALFFTMAATARRTKANMNSLGRFLMAGGVVLMIAVVANVFLQIPALALTISAGFVIFSSLLIMWQIRTVIDGGETSHISAALTIFIAIYNIFSSLLHILTALTGED, translated from the coding sequence ATGAAAAACGACGTTTACGACTACACACAAGCATCGGGTGCCGGTGCAGTGCAAAAAAATACCGTATTGCGCAAAACATACGGCCTACTCGGATTATCCTTTATTCCTTGTGCCGCAGGTGCTTTTATTAGTAGCCAAATAGGCTTTAACTTATATAGTATGTTTAACAGCCGTTGGGCTGCTTTCGGAGTTGTCTTAGCTTTTTTCTACGGCATGTGCTTTCTGATTGAAAAAAACCGCTATAGTAATGTTGGCGTTACACTCTTGATGGTGTTCACTTTTGGAATGGGTGTATTAATCAGCCCCTTATTACAATACAGCCTGAGCTTTAGCAATGGCGCACAAATCGTAGGTATTGCTGCCGTTATGACAGCCGCCCTATTTTTCACCATGGCAGCGACAGCACGGCGAACTAAAGCCAATATGAACTCACTCGGTCGCTTTTTAATGGCTGGTGGAGTTGTATTAATGATTGCTGTTGTCGCCAATGTGTTTTTACAAATTCCGGCATTGGCACTAACCATTTCAGCCGGCTTTGTCATTTTCAGTTCTTTATTAATTATGTGGCAAATCCGTACTGTTATTGACGGCGGTGAGACCAGCCATATCAGTGCTGCTTTAACTATCTTTATTGCCATCTACAATATTTTCAGCAGCCTACTGCATATTCTTACCGCTTTAACCGGTGAAGATTAA
- a CDS encoding factor H binding protein domain-containing protein, translating to MRTHHVNLTTLAALCITALSACGGGGGNSPHLESTPTSITAVSVEQNREASLNQEQELPDSKEPISSISPELPYQVTINGHTHVDKRQIVLDDFKENTLSEIPTQSGSIRAYRQQHSIIAGYLAPQTIVGKDSEGEDITIRDPMSIGLVKGDITAILPDEGQYQYTGRAFSDDESGSFNYKVDFNRRKGSGSITGIEKTGMVMLQEADIKNIVYDNTLDDSHIIAKGIEGKTLSETQVRGDYSLTFFGSEAKEIGGIVYQPSIQIGVGGVAR from the coding sequence ATGCGCACACATCATGTAAATCTAACTACACTGGCAGCTTTATGTATAACTGCTCTTTCCGCTTGTGGCGGAGGAGGCGGCAATTCTCCGCACCTAGAATCAACTCCAACCTCGATAACAGCAGTTTCTGTTGAGCAAAATCGGGAGGCTTCTCTTAATCAGGAGCAAGAATTACCTGATAGTAAAGAGCCAATATCTTCTATTTCACCTGAATTACCTTATCAGGTAACCATAAACGGCCATACGCATGTGGATAAGCGTCAAATTGTATTAGATGATTTTAAAGAGAATACTTTGAGCGAAATTCCAACGCAAAGCGGCAGTATTCGTGCATACCGTCAACAACACTCTATCATTGCGGGGTATTTGGCACCTCAAACTATTGTAGGAAAGGATAGTGAAGGTGAAGATATTACCATTCGGGATCCGATGAGTATTGGATTGGTGAAAGGTGATATTACGGCTATATTACCTGATGAAGGTCAATATCAGTATACAGGTCGTGCTTTTAGTGATGATGAATCTGGAAGCTTTAATTATAAAGTGGATTTTAATAGGCGTAAGGGAAGCGGCTCAATTACCGGGATTGAAAAAACAGGTATGGTAATGTTGCAAGAAGCGGATATTAAAAATATTGTTTATGACAACACACTAGACGATAGCCATATTATTGCCAAAGGAATCGAAGGTAAAACCTTATCTGAAACGCAAGTGAGAGGTGATTATAGTCTTACTTTTTTTGGCTCTGAAGCCAAAGAAATTGGTGGAATTGTTTATCAACCTTCAATACAAATTGGTGTTGGTGGGGTTGCACGCTAG
- a CDS encoding L,D-transpeptidase yields the protein MKKISFSVFLLSLTSATLANTPIPDFSPVSLGQHVVINIPQQRLFLYTDGKLTKVYPVTVGKASTQTNLGEHTIGPKAFNPTWHIPKSIQKERKDGLKTIPPGPNNPLGPVFVRMGDPKLGLGIHGTNAPSSVPGVRSHGCVRMKSPDALEFAKTINSGSPASVIYHMATLNMDSNDNLWLAAYRDPYNQKNLDTEALRKSIDAWAKAHGKNINPKRVNAILKNRTGHINCLTCAKGVKIKGPLKSIAWTSGSELPTQPKVAPPPMPTQDEILPAGTEIEVEAEAPQVIPDADQQTVSPTNIKPIPQTPSNQQYKLLQEPTNTLF from the coding sequence ATGAAAAAAATCAGTTTTAGTGTATTTCTTTTATCCCTTACATCCGCCACCCTGGCAAACACCCCAATTCCAGACTTTTCACCAGTATCCTTAGGGCAGCATGTTGTTATCAATATTCCTCAACAACGCCTGTTTCTTTATACAGATGGAAAACTGACTAAGGTTTACCCCGTAACAGTAGGGAAAGCAAGCACACAAACTAATTTAGGTGAGCATACAATTGGTCCCAAAGCATTTAACCCAACCTGGCATATTCCCAAAAGTATCCAGAAAGAGCGGAAAGACGGCCTTAAAACCATACCACCAGGCCCAAATAATCCTCTTGGCCCTGTATTTGTACGTATGGGCGATCCTAAGTTAGGCTTGGGTATCCACGGCACTAATGCGCCAAGCAGCGTGCCGGGGGTTCGCAGCCATGGCTGTGTACGAATGAAATCACCAGATGCCTTAGAGTTTGCGAAAACTATTAATAGTGGCTCTCCTGCCTCAGTCATTTATCATATGGCAACATTGAACATGGATTCCAACGATAACCTTTGGCTGGCAGCCTACCGTGATCCTTATAATCAAAAGAATTTAGACACAGAAGCATTACGTAAAAGTATTGATGCATGGGCAAAAGCACATGGGAAAAACATTAATCCCAAACGTGTTAATGCTATTCTAAAAAACCGTACCGGTCATATAAACTGCTTGACTTGTGCCAAAGGTGTAAAAATCAAAGGGCCTCTAAAGTCGATAGCATGGACAAGTGGTTCAGAGCTACCAACCCAACCTAAAGTTGCACCTCCTCCTATGCCGACACAAGATGAGATATTACCCGCCGGTACCGAAATAGAAGTAGAAGCGGAAGCCCCTCAAGTGATTCCCGATGCGGATCAACAAACTGTTTCTCCTACTAATATTAAGCCGATACCACAAACACCATCTAACCAGCAATATAAATTATTACAAGAGCCTACTAATACACTGTTTTAA
- a CDS encoding 23S rRNA methyltransferase, translated as MDYSLLIIGLLVALCALLFLRYKQSTNKVSKKQKASKLSEQSRQQNKGAATSSSAGGDWMDQVSQSVADTENQDWGWESGVSDSATTAVSAQEVDPLTEYQVYKQFGYESKAAASLAGYLSSLGDEAPEKLVHELVGLSLRINDIDLLAETLNQHSSSLQEESLAEYVKAGLVANPTHLILRVIAENRLGWSMQQVSRIIGENNSLDDIQSASAAPTLTIRTRTADTSENNTEYATTRSNEIVKGNIDLGSVSEEEMGAVIGFVKPEKSAKILKGKVDYETALRQYNKAIQKSTKPASLIIDALKLDYQYEEVNQFAKHLWKLYYSLGQYGRQVKERMLGWGYSLGYHEVFDDLEKGPSEQKVREIGLKRGYLQPTSLQLKSKYRDLVQKDSSLISENASPAEEAIKEVESLLMYGQLDQAIGTLEQAVLQYPQESQLYVMLFDLYERAEDWSRLEQFLRLLREHVASLPEEVVLAMSRLLRRMNQYSNK; from the coding sequence TTGGATTATTCACTTCTAATTATAGGGTTGCTGGTTGCTTTGTGTGCGTTGTTGTTTCTACGTTATAAACAAAGTACAAATAAAGTATCCAAAAAGCAAAAAGCATCCAAACTTTCTGAACAAAGTCGCCAACAGAATAAAGGTGCGGCTACCTCTTCTTCTGCCGGTGGTGATTGGATGGATCAGGTATCGCAGTCTGTTGCCGATACTGAAAATCAGGATTGGGGATGGGAGAGTGGTGTCTCAGATTCTGCTACTACAGCGGTTTCTGCACAGGAAGTCGATCCCCTTACAGAGTATCAAGTCTATAAGCAATTTGGTTATGAAAGTAAGGCAGCTGCCTCTTTAGCTGGATATTTATCAAGCTTGGGAGATGAAGCTCCTGAAAAGTTAGTACATGAGCTCGTTGGTCTGAGCTTGCGTATTAATGACATCGATTTGTTGGCAGAAACGCTAAACCAGCACAGTAGTTCTTTACAGGAAGAAAGTTTGGCTGAGTATGTCAAGGCTGGCTTGGTTGCAAATCCGACACATTTAATCTTACGGGTTATTGCCGAAAATCGTCTCGGTTGGAGCATGCAGCAGGTTTCACGGATTATTGGTGAAAACAATAGTTTGGATGATATTCAATCGGCATCTGCTGCGCCTACTTTAACGATTCGTACGCGTACAGCAGATACATCTGAAAATAATACAGAATATGCGACAACGAGAAGTAATGAGATTGTTAAAGGAAATATTGATTTAGGAAGTGTTAGCGAAGAAGAAATGGGCGCGGTAATCGGTTTTGTAAAACCAGAAAAAAGTGCCAAAATTCTTAAAGGAAAAGTGGATTATGAAACTGCGCTACGCCAATATAACAAAGCAATTCAAAAATCAACTAAACCTGCTAGCCTAATTATTGATGCACTTAAATTAGATTATCAATATGAAGAAGTTAATCAGTTTGCCAAGCATTTGTGGAAGCTCTACTACTCTTTAGGTCAGTATGGTCGGCAAGTTAAAGAGCGTATGCTGGGTTGGGGATACAGCTTGGGCTATCATGAAGTGTTTGATGATTTGGAAAAGGGGCCGTCTGAACAAAAAGTTCGCGAAATTGGATTAAAAAGAGGTTATTTACAGCCAACTTCTCTTCAATTGAAGTCTAAGTATCGTGATTTGGTTCAAAAAGATTCTTCTCTTATTAGTGAGAATGCTTCTCCGGCAGAAGAGGCTATTAAAGAAGTCGAGTCGTTGTTGATGTATGGTCAGCTGGATCAAGCTATTGGTACTTTGGAGCAGGCAGTATTGCAGTATCCGCAAGAATCACAACTGTACGTTATGTTGTTTGATCTTTATGAACGTGCAGAAGACTGGTCTCGTTTAGAACAGTTCCTAAGATTGTTGCGTGAGCATGTAGCAAGCCTACCTGAGGAAGTGGTATTGGCAATGAGCCGGTTATTACGCCGAATGAATCAATATTCTAATAAATAG
- a CDS encoding response regulator has protein sequence MDNMLPKVKTIRIMLQDMGEQQEAIFRMAFKMHNTTNYEIVQPDSDIQPDLILVDTDTEQGLANWNKLKDTYENVPVAIFSIKEPTVTSPYLAKPIKFDTLFPILRSLSQGGSIYEVSEQQKEDTNTNHSSGVRKATIHRFNPQRGLLGALKFASQGHQDIAILHEGKPVLIVFPSIQRVLLTISASELEKLSKDDNLSVVCKAVPDNPQWKEKAKVTIMSCLWQMAIWTAQGRLIYPMTPQTVFTLKRWPNLTRLAPVPESMRLSAFLTKTSVNLNVLYKVMPLDMPDILNYLSATYVTGFLATDTEFDGQNTKGHVAGESVNVGGELPDNQMSRDAQKAVSPSAEQPRSLLQRLMRKLIGKK, from the coding sequence ATGGATAACATGTTACCTAAAGTAAAAACAATACGGATTATGTTGCAAGATATGGGTGAGCAGCAAGAAGCTATTTTCCGTATGGCATTTAAAATGCATAATACAACCAATTATGAAATCGTTCAGCCTGATTCTGATATACAACCTGATTTAATTTTAGTAGATACGGATACAGAACAAGGACTAGCTAATTGGAATAAATTAAAAGATACTTATGAAAATGTACCCGTTGCTATTTTTTCCATTAAAGAACCAACAGTCACTTCTCCTTATTTAGCAAAACCGATTAAGTTTGATACTTTGTTTCCTATTTTAAGAAGTCTTTCGCAAGGGGGAAGTATTTATGAAGTATCAGAGCAACAAAAAGAAGATACAAATACAAATCATTCGAGTGGTGTGAGAAAAGCCACTATTCACCGGTTTAATCCACAAAGAGGCTTGTTGGGTGCTTTAAAATTTGCCAGCCAGGGGCATCAAGATATTGCTATATTACATGAAGGAAAGCCTGTATTGATTGTATTTCCCAGTATCCAACGCGTATTACTGACCATCAGTGCCTCTGAGCTTGAGAAACTGAGTAAAGATGATAATTTATCTGTTGTATGTAAAGCTGTTCCTGATAATCCCCAGTGGAAAGAAAAAGCAAAAGTCACCATTATGTCGTGCTTATGGCAAATGGCCATTTGGACGGCGCAAGGTCGCTTGATTTACCCTATGACACCACAAACAGTTTTTACTTTGAAACGTTGGCCAAATTTAACACGCTTGGCTCCTGTGCCTGAATCTATGCGTTTATCAGCATTTCTTACTAAAACATCGGTAAATTTAAACGTACTTTATAAAGTGATGCCTTTAGATATGCCTGATATATTGAATTATTTATCTGCTACTTATGTTACAGGTTTCCTTGCAACCGATACTGAGTTTGACGGACAAAATACAAAAGGACATGTTGCTGGTGAAAGTGTTAACGTAGGCGGTGAATTACCTGATAACCAGATGTCTAGAGATGCGCAAAAAGCAGTGAGTCCTTCTGCGGAGCAGCCACGTAGCTTATTACAACGGTTGATGCGTAAATTGATTGGTAAGAAATAA
- a CDS encoding GTP-binding protein yields MKENKIIFTGPVGVGKTTAISALSDEPPVQTDADASDMTLVRKGYTTVAMDYGVIRLDEETKVHLYGTPGQERFNFMWEILSQGSMGLILLLDNTRTNPLKDLQFFLDAFKELLKTAPLVVGVTKMDIRSLPGVDVYQKYLAQNNFNVPVFEIDARREDDVKQLVSAMLFSIDPGLEV; encoded by the coding sequence ATGAAAGAGAATAAAATTATTTTTACCGGTCCTGTCGGTGTAGGTAAAACAACGGCAATTTCTGCATTATCCGACGAACCGCCGGTACAGACTGATGCTGATGCATCGGATATGACGCTTGTTAGAAAAGGGTATACAACTGTTGCAATGGATTATGGTGTTATTCGTTTAGATGAAGAAACCAAAGTACATCTTTATGGTACGCCAGGCCAGGAACGGTTTAACTTTATGTGGGAGATCCTTAGCCAAGGAAGTATGGGGTTAATCTTGTTGTTAGATAATACGAGAACGAATCCTTTAAAAGATTTACAATTTTTTCTAGATGCATTTAAAGAGTTATTAAAAACAGCCCCTTTAGTTGTAGGGGTGACTAAAATGGACATTCGGTCTTTGCCCGGCGTAGATGTGTATCAGAAATATCTGGCACAAAATAATTTTAATGTTCCTGTATTTGAAATTGATGCCCGTCGTGAAGATGATGTTAAACAATTAGTGAGCGCAATGCTCTTCTCAATTGATCCGGGATTAGAGGTATAA
- a CDS encoding peptidase M23 has protein sequence MESTLSLQSNLYPKITPAGAYYAVSGDTPSASRTLLYGLLRANPNETISQEKLLNWAETNDFDSALNLLYRLQRLEFLYGDENISNEDIHLSDEQLPDLLATLSNSGKALLADENGLYFANAGFHHEAAEELGILAGEIAEVADKHQLLIKNNLHIHHSAWGICDPSGQSELTFFPLYIGMSKLILVVGGMPDLNKDEFVTLVKVLYHRYGKL, from the coding sequence ATGGAATCTACACTTTCTTTACAATCAAATTTGTACCCTAAGATTACTCCGGCTGGTGCATATTATGCCGTTTCAGGTGATACGCCTAGTGCCAGCCGAACACTTCTTTATGGTTTATTGAGAGCGAATCCAAATGAAACCATAAGTCAAGAAAAGCTATTAAACTGGGCGGAGACCAATGATTTTGATAGCGCACTGAATTTACTTTATCGCTTACAACGCCTTGAGTTTTTATATGGTGATGAAAATATTAGCAATGAAGATATACATTTATCAGATGAGCAGCTTCCTGATTTGCTAGCAACACTTTCTAATTCGGGAAAAGCATTATTAGCTGATGAAAATGGGCTTTATTTTGCAAATGCCGGATTTCACCATGAGGCCGCTGAGGAATTAGGGATTTTAGCGGGTGAAATTGCAGAAGTTGCAGACAAACATCAACTGCTAATTAAAAATAACTTACATATACATCATAGCGCTTGGGGTATATGTGATCCTTCCGGACAAAGTGAGTTAACTTTTTTCCCTTTGTACATCGGTATGAGTAAGTTGATTTTGGTTGTTGGTGGAATGCCGGATTTAAATAAAGATGAATTTGTAACTTTAGTTAAAGTTTTATATCATCGCTATGGTAAGCTATGA
- a CDS encoding roadblock/LC7 domain-containing protein has protein sequence MREQLLVSVLSDLNNTSTDITASAVISTDGLPIATLLPANLNADRVGAMSATLLALGNRAVHELACGELDQVMVKGSHGYVLLSQAGSGAVLALMAKESGKLGLILLDAKRAAKHIADIL, from the coding sequence ATGCGCGAACAATTATTAGTTTCTGTATTAAGTGATTTGAATAATACTTCTACAGATATAACAGCTTCTGCTGTTATATCAACAGATGGTTTACCTATTGCAACATTATTACCCGCTAATCTTAATGCGGATCGTGTTGGTGCAATGTCAGCAACTTTGCTTGCTTTAGGAAATCGTGCTGTACATGAGTTGGCTTGTGGGGAGCTAGATCAAGTAATGGTTAAAGGCTCTCATGGTTATGTACTTTTGAGCCAGGCAGGTAGTGGAGCGGTATTGGCATTAATGGCAAAAGAAAGTGGGAAACTGGGTTTAATTCTTCTTGATGCTAAGCGTGCAGCTAAACATATAGCAGATATCTTATAA